ATTCATACATGTTATGTTATTTACCATATAGTGTAATTGTTCTATGATGGCTTTACCAAGAACCCCTATATCAGGTTTCACCAACACAATGCCCACGGACAACAGGTGgtgaccatgtgaggtgccctcagaaGCTCCACTCACCAAAGtgcgaataataataataatcacttagatttatatagcacttttttcaaggagactcaaagcatgtacagaaaccattattcattcacaccagtcactcacataggtcataccggtggtggtaagctataatgtagccacagctgccctggggcatgcTGACAGAGGCATGGCTGCCAATTCACACCTACGGCCCCTctaaccaccaccaacatttatgcacaattcatacccattcataagAGGCAATGTGGGTCAAGTGCCTTACCCAAggtcacaacaacaatgacttagatacagcgggatttgaacccccaacccttcggttattggtcGACCCACCACCACTTATCCATGGTTGCCccagctccatctaaaatctgattcacTTAAACAAACAAGGATGACTACATATAAGAGATGTAGTTAGTGCTTAGTAGAGGTAAACATTGTTGATAAAGAATAGGGCCTATATGTATTTTGCAAACCTGACCATTGTCTTTGACATTAGTTTCCTTTTACAAGGGTCACCGTCAATTTTCATTTTGCTATTTCGGTTATCAATCTTGAAACTTCTATGTGATCTTAgccaatttgaaataaaaaatataggaCTTAGTGACtttatgacaataaaagccATGGTGATGTAACAATGAAGCAAACCTATCTCCGCAGCTGGTGAAGACATTGGTGCGGTTCCTGTAAGAACCACCCCATTCCCTGATATTATCCGCATCACACCTGCCTCAGAGGTTTATCCTGGTTTCACCCCTCAACCTGGGGGTCAGGAGATTAAATTTGGAGGAGTGGAGAGTCTCTCGCCCATGCCCAGGCCACCAGTGATTCGTGAGCCTGGACTGGATCTGACAGGCGAGGGTATTGAAATGGCTCCTACAGGTGAGTTTGCGCATACAATAAACTGCCTTGTTTTGAAATCTGgctaactattttttttaaaaacaaccatTTTCTCTAACCAGGTGTGGTCTTCCACTACCGCTCCATCACTGGTCGTTACACATTGACTTACTTGGAGGCTCAGCTTGCTTGTCAGAATATTGGTGCAGTCATTGCCAGCCCTCAGCAGCTCCAGGCAGCCTTTGAAAAAGGCCTACATCAGTGTGATGCTGGCTGGTTGAGAGACCAAACTGTCTGGTGAGCGTCAGGGTATTTATGTCCGATACCAATCAGTGATtgctgatcacatgatcaattcttgccaacttttttttttgccagacaaCATGAGAACAATTTAACAATGTTGAAACAGCTTTTGCTTCAGTTTTGATAAAAATTAGAAATATCTAAAAATACAACACCACAAGCTATAACAAGCAGATCagattatcatttaaaaaacaaaaacaatttactTTAATTCAAAATGCTGATATCAAGTCCACCCTTACAGTGCATAACCAAAAATCCTTGGCCAATCAAGGGACACAGTCATACCTCTAAGTCTCTAACTTTGTCTCACTTTGAAAAAACCTAGAATTTGTGTCCCTGTAAGAGAGATGGGATGCCTTAACAACGATAATGATGTAATCAATGTCAATTTATCAGCCTGCATGTGATTAGCTTTCTGATCAATCTGTGGAGAAGGACCATCTTTGATGTAAAGTTTCTCATACACTAGGTATCCGATTGTATCTCCCAGAGAAAACTGTGCTGGGAATCTTCCACATCTCCCTGGAGTCAGATCATATGGCATGAGACCAGCAAGTGAACTCTATGATGTGTTTTGTTATGTAGAACGTCTCAAAGGTGAGTTTGAATCCTTGGCTTTCCCAAAATAAACCAGTAGCACCTGTCTCCACAACGTCTATACCTTTAGTCTACTGCAGCACAGTTTGAGCTTCTCTGAACATGTACTTTCCATTCTGTTTATAAGGTGAGGTCTTCTATACCAGTGACTATGACAGCTTCTCCTATGATGAGGCTGTGCAACATTGTCAGAAACTCAACACCACCCTGGCCAAACCTGGACAGCTCTATGCTGCATGGAAGCAAGGACTTGATAAATGCCGTCCAGGCTGGCTAATGGATCGCAGTGTCCGATTCCCAATCACCACCGCCAGGTCTCACTGTGTAGGTGGTCACGTGGGAGTGCAAATCATTTACGCCTACCCCAACCAGACGGGCTTCCCTGATGAACACTCACGTTATGATGCCTACTGCTTCAAAGGTAAGAATGTGTTTAAAACCAACTTGAGACACAGTGATGCAGGTCAGGATATCTGATCAAACAGGTTGTGTCCACCTATGTGGAAACAATTCATTGTTACAACTAAAAGCGTCGAAAAGAATAATGATTAAGATTCTGATTTTGCAAGTGAAGATTGTGAAGATTGAACTGTTGATGCTCTTTGATCCAGTACACCTGGTCCAATTAAATGGGTCAGAGCCCTTAGTAATGATAAATGAGTAGTAATATTTCTAATAGGGGTGTGATAAATTGTGATAAAAAGCTAATCTGAATCAACAACTGATTGGATGAGACAAGTTTAATGAGTTTTAAAGctcacacatttttttgtttgtttgttttgcttaaAGAATGGGTAAGACAGTGGATATGGTTTTGGTTAGGTAAAAAAAAGCACTTCTGGAGTCATTATTAACTTGATTTACAGGAAACAAATACTTTAATTACAAAAAGATTGATTGCATTGTAGACTGTCTTTGCCGTTTGTAAATTTGTTTCTTATAGGTcttttttgttactttggttTGTCTTGTCAGCCGAAATTCCTGCTGTTGATGTTGAAGCTGAAAGTAGTCAAACTAAAGTGATTGTCGACATTATCAACAAGACAACAGTCAAAGTTGAGCATTTTACTCCTCCAACAAGTAAGAAAATATGCATGATTGTCAATACTGTAACATTTATAAACTggtgacatactgtatatcttgtTAATTTAGTAGAAACCACTGAGAGCTACAACGAGACCCTTATCTATGTGAATGTTACTGAGACTGAATTTGTCAATGAGACAACCATTATAACTCCACAAGTGGCCCCTACTGGTAAGCTAGCTAATGCTGTTTATGTGTTAAactctttttgtgtgtgattaaaCTCCAATTGGAAGAGTCAGATTAAGCCCAAAACACAATGATTATGATCCACAAGTATGTCAACATATCTAATGTGTTCTCTTTTTCATTTCCATCGTTTCCCAGTGCATCACATTTTACCTCCAACTCCAGTTGATGTGTCGGGGTCTGGCTCAGCAAGCGGTGAGGTCTCTGGAGAGTCTGGCAGCTCTAGTGCTAGTGGTGAGCCGTCTGGATCGGGATTAGAAGTCATTTTTAGCGGACAAACCGGCATCCTATCCGGAGATCATTCAGCCTCTGGAAGTCCACAGGAGGCAGAAGGTGGAAGTATGATCTTCACATCTGGAGAGACAGATGGAGCATCTGGATCTGCTGAGGGGCAACAATCTGGCAGTGGGGTTTCAGGTTTTACTAGTGGCAGTGGAGACATGAGTGGTAGTGGTGGAGACTCAGTTATCATCATGGTGGATGGTAAATTAGTGGAAGTCTCGAAAACCCACCCAAAGCCCACTGAGCAGGAGATAGGCCAGGGAGGAATCGATACCAGTGGGACTCTTTGGGAATCAAGTGGGTCTGGGTCGGGAAGTCTGTCAGGATCAGGAAGTCTGTCAGGCTCCGCCTCTGGTGAGTTTTCTGGCATTGCATTTGTTGATCATAGCGGAACTGACTTAACTGTCCTGCAATCTGGGGAACAAGAGGTGTCTGGATATCGTCCTTTTGGGTCAGGGTTCCACAGCGGTCTACCTAGCGGTTTTCCATCAGGTGTGTCAGGGAGTGGCTCTGCCTCAGGATACATACAACAACGCGGGGATGTCATTTTTATAACAGACGAGTTGATGACGGAAGTGACTGTGTCACCGCCCAAGCACCAACCTGAGCAAGGTCGCGGTGTGGTGGAGGTTAGCGGGGAAGGAAGTGGTTCAGGTGTACATCATGAATTTAGTGGTAGCTTACATATTTCAGGAAGTGGACTCTCTCAAGAACCTGCAACTGCCGATAATCTTTCCATTGCCTTGCCAACTGGCATGACCTACGAAGAGTATTTTGCTTCCATTGGCCAATCAGGACATGAAGAAAATCTTCAAGGAGGTCACACAGGGTCGACAGTTTATGTAGTGACGCCAGACAGTGCCTACACCAGTCCAACCACGGCACCATCGGTGTCATTTGTAACTCCTGCTGTAGTGGAAGAGCCTAAAGTTGCAGAAGGTAATTAATCTAGGAACCTGATAACCAGGGAGGAGGCATTGTGACAACTGAAGAGCATTAATGATGCTTTTTCTTTGCTGTCAGCTTTCGTAGACCCCTGCACTCCAAACTCCTGCGGTTCAGGGACCTGCTCTGCACAGGGAGAGCTTGCTGTGTGTCAGTGCCCCAGTGGCTTCACAGGCGAGGACTGCGCAACACGTGAGTCGCCATAGCACTAAAAGTCTTGAATGCCAGatgactttaaaaactaaaggaaTTTTTTGATTTGTTATGATACTTTTTTATCATGTGTGCAGCTGTGCAGGGCTGTGCCGAGGGCTGGTTGGAGTTTGGTGGAAACTGTTATCTTCACTTTGCTGAGAGAGATACCTGGTCTGAGGCAGAACAACGATGTCAGGAGGTCAATGCCCATCTGGTTAGCATCACCTCTCAGGAGGAGCAGCAGTTTGTCAATTGTGAGTCAGAGTTTGAAACAACATGTCAaggttatattttgtgtttcgtaaaaaaacaaacacattttacacactGCAAGTATACTTTAGTGAGATTTTGCTTTGATTTTATGTACTTgtaatttatgatttttttttcaatcttgcTCACAATACTTTCCAGCCAATGGTCAGGACTATCAGTGGATTGGCCTTAACGACAAAGATGTTCAAAATGAGTTTCGCTGGACTGATGCCAGCCCTTTGGTGAGTTTTTTGTCCTGACAGCTTCATCAAAATACTTCACATTTTTAAGGAACGTGATTGTTTTGTATCACTCAGAAAACACTATTCCCCTTCGACTCACAGTATTGTCCCTACGTTCAGAAGTCTTTCTAATACTGCATAAAAATGATGATTCAGGACACACAATGGTTTGAGATAAAACCACAGAGTTAGGTTTGGTTGTTTTCATGAAGGgcaataattattttgtttatgaaTGTTTTGACCCCTTCATTAAGTTAGATGTTCCCTGCTGATCTagcatatttctaaaaaaaaatactgttcttcttctgttctgGTTAGACCTTTGAGAATTGGAGGCCAAACCAGCCAGATAACTACTTTAACTCTGGGGAGGACTGTGTGGTGATGATCTGGCACGAGGGAGGACAGTGGAATGATGTACCTTGCAACTACCACCTTCCTTTCACCTGCAAGACTGCTCCAGGTAAATGACCGAGTGGTAAACATGCAGTCAGAAAGTATTATATGATAACAAACTAAACCAAGTTTACAATTACTGGTTCAGCTATTGGGAGTTTTAAGCATCACAGATATTGATATGAAGATTGGTTGTTTTGTTAAAGtgcattatttgtttatattcattTTCTCCTTCTGTTAGTCATGTGTGGAGCTCCACCTGAGGTGGAACACGGTCAGCCAATGGGCAGCAGCAGAGAGCGATATCCTGTCAATTCAATAGTCCGTTACCAGTGTGACCCAGGCTTTACACAGCGCCACCTCCCTGTCATACGCTGTATGGCCACCGGACAATGGGAAGAGCCTCAAGTGGAGTGTTTGGACGGTGAGTTCAAACGGTTACttcctttatttttgttgtttttatgtgtatatatatatacactctttcctctttatttttggtttgtttttgttgtgatgtaTGTTTGTCTCTCGTCCTtctgttaataataaattaccACGTTGTGGTTTATTTGTTTTCCCAACTTTTCCTCTATTTTTCCCTCctgcctcacacacacttaaacacacaTTGCATTATGTATTATATCATAGCTTCTATTTTCGTATTGCATATtgcaaactaaaataaaagaaagtttaaaaaataaaggacaCACGGAGGCTAGTGGTTAGCACACCCAGCTCACTACAACAAGGTCATGGgttcatgtgtgtgtatgtgtgtgttgccctgtgatggactggtgccctgtccagggagTACACTCGCCTAGCGCACAATGACAGCTCTAGACCAGTGGGtttgaaaatagatggatggaggAAAATAAAAACCTCCAGTTCTTTTTACAAAAGGAAGCAGTCTCCataaattatcaataaataAGTACTGTGTATCTTCGTATGTTGCCATTCGTGTCCTCAGCTCCCTCCTGGGGTGGACTGGGACGAAAATTCAGCTCtagcattttctgtccagaccattATCAGCAACActatgtagaagctgttattaaaggggacatatcatgctaaatccacttttttagcccttaaatgcattttgttgtatatttagagtgcttagaagtacagaaaagttcaaattagtctcttcaggtgctccgtagatatctttatattctgttttggtcatatttttcaatctgtttcgatttttcgattctctattacgttttttgaacaataacgtcacagtatttgcagcggaactgccaaattaggacatcgactccaggtccaacacttcgagcaatccgccatttttatttctcgcttttattttgtagtccaagctcaaggatgccgaagttacgagaggataagtcaaaatgttgggttgttggatgtagtaacccacacgcttcattacatcgtctcccagcatcagaaccttttcaaagtgcctggttgagttttatttttcacggaaatgtacccacatctgtgggtaaggtcatttttgtgtgcgcgaagcacttcaaggatgactgcttctgcaacctccaccagtataaagaaggatttgcagaaagactttgtctgattgagggttcaattccttctatctttggagacaacgaacagagcacttcggtaagctgtaaataacgctaaaaagtgtgatgataagacgtccctgtcattgttttgttagcattagcagttgcaccgtcttcatatgttagcgctgtgtgctcgttttagatccttgatgatatgacctacgtggtttaatttaagtctaaagcgcttgtgttagctcacttgttaacatccatatgaagacgttgttctgcaggttcatcatcttcattttcatctcgctccgccgggtcagactctgactcgaacatgtaaggctggatggacaagtcttccgttgttgacattttgtaaataacgtgtgaataaacattttctgcgccgctacatagccgtatctcttctatcaaactacaaaaatggccgagcagggtggagttgaaccgaatgtcacctggagagggggcggggtatagagtgtctcatttgcatttaaagagaccgcaccaaaacgagttgctctcagaaacacatcagaaaagggggagaaaaggggtggagctataataatgaggaattctgacccaagcattgcagttccactttatatagaccacaactgtatgatttatatgtaaaaaggaaggatttaaaagcttgatgtgtctcctttaagtcagtgattctcaacatgtggcacTTTATGTcctaatttaatgtaatttaattattattcccccagaaaaccttaaaaggggaaaaCAATTGAActcctttttacctatttctttTGCAATTTTCTttatcccatttttgccccttttttcagactttagctacaaTTTGcgaataaatatccctttttttttagacacttttcatccaaataaccTAACTTTGCTGAATAAATAcatcttgtttcttttttcctctacattttgcctctttttgttccacatttttgctctttttcactattcattgccacattttgctcattaaagctatcTTTTGCCATTCCATACCACCTGGTTCATCTTTATTGGCCCtattttggccactcttgactgcttttggcccattttagtcactttacactcatttcttgccctgtttttgtcacttttggaccatttttggccacctgttaccatgtctgcctccactcgctcatcaaaaaaaaaataaaaaccaaaaaaaaaaaaaatgtagtggaCCGGACCGGCtcactttgggtcgacggcccaccggcACGATGCCCGGTATGTCAGATGGCCAGCCCACCCTTGGCTCCCTCGATCCCTCGATCTCTGGAAATCAAAATTGATAGCAGATTCCGACATCCTTCtcattattttaatctgttttttttttttgcaattcatgTTTACGTTTCTGAAAGCACATCTGTTCTCCTCCCCCAGGCGGCACCAACAGTAACAGACTACACAAAAGATCCCTGAGGAGAAGAAGTAAAGGCGTCAGCAGCCGACAGGAACAGAGGAAACTGCTCTGAGCTTCagcactggaaaaaaaaagacaagaaacgGCCACAAAGGACCCCTCCTGCTAAGCAGCATGGACACCAATGCAAATGCCttactaaaatacaaaaaaagctaGCATTCCCTTCAGTGTTGAACACAGTTTAAGCACATTTAGCCAGTGGATTGACTGACTGATGTGTGCACCGTCTCATTTAGAGCTTTTATTTATAACTGCAGTCCACACCTGGACACTCTTACCTTAGGCACACGTTGATACTTTCTGGACCCTCTTGCCAGCACTGCACACGAGGTGAAGCAGGACAAACAAACTGTTGATGAAGAGACTGAGGAGAAACAAAGGACAAACCGATCCTTTGCTTTCTCGTTAGGATATTTTCCTGGTTCTATGTTTGGTAGCGTTTTTTGTAATCTTAACCTTGTTGCGTagactcagtgtgtgtttgtttgcttcCGTCTGATACAGATTCACTGGCCAGCAGCGAGCGCTGAACTTTATGCGTGTTACAGCACACTCCGACACGCGTTGCATTTCCGTTCTAAAAAGAGCAGGGAGTGCACTAATGCACTCTAACAGGAATAGTTAGTCCTTTAGTTTAACAGCCAGACTGCACTCATGGTTTAATCCCATATACTGGAAAGATTGCGCTCTTCTTTTTGATGTTCAAtttaaatcacagaaaaactgTCTTAAATAGAAATAACTTAATGACCAGGAATATACCCTCACCTACATGTGTTTGGAGAATATTATGcattttcatcatatttgtCCCAATGAATGGGTGATTTGATGTGTAACAGGAGTTTGGACGCTGAGATAAACACAAAATCTTCATAAACCGTCCGAAATCTTGCTCTATGAAATTTTGCGAAACCGCTCAGTGGTGCTTGATCTTGTGAGGATTTGagcattttgttttgtcttctgaaacacagaataatacacttaaaaaaaaaacatattatgcATTTTGGGATTGATTTTGGGATGTTTAGTTTGTCAGTAATTACATCAAATTAGGGAAAGCCGATAAGACGTGATGAAAGTGCAACATTTAAACTGAAGTCAGGGATGTACTATTGCACTTATGAATCCAGTGCACCTTATAAAGCAGCAATATCTGTGACTGATTAATAACCGGACAGGAGCAGCTCCCCCTCACTGATCTCTCATCGACACTCTCTAATGATGGAATCATGGAGAACTCGTAGTTTGCTGTGTGATACCTTTCTCACTGTAAATAATCTCAGTAAAATGTCTGAACAGCAGGTTCTGTCCATAACTTAAAACAgagcacactttttttttttttatgcaatcCTCATCAACCTGTTTATTGAGTTGTTGGTTTATTTAGCGATGCTTAGAAGATTATTAATGAATTTGGACTGATTTGACAGCCAGAATGAGTACTTTGGAAAAGGAGCTTTTATTGTGATGGGGTCCTATTATCATAAAGGGATTGGTGCTTATACAGAGGAGGCGGAGGGGACTGAGGATGTTGTTAAATGTTGACCATGACCTTTTTTGGTCAGGTTTTACCTCAACT
This genomic window from Gouania willdenowi chromosome 6, fGouWil2.1, whole genome shotgun sequence contains:
- the acanb gene encoding aggrecan core protein isoform X1; translation: MNLLLLLCVSLPLISATISHEDLNDMDGTLRVSIPMEMPLRPLLGSKAVIPCYFQDNTVSDPGAPTIAPLSHRIKWTYVTKDRVATILVATEGKVHVDAEYMDRVTMVNYPLVPTDATLEMTELRAKDSGTYRCEVMQGIEDNYDSVDVHVQGIVFHYRAISTRYTLNFEKAKAACIQNSATIATPAQLQAAYDDGYHQCDAGWLSDQTVRYPIHEPREPCYGDKETFPGVRTYGIRDVNETYDVYCFAEKFSGRVFYSTSVEKFSFYEAGDQCAKLGARLATTGELYLAWKGGMDVCSAGWLSDRSVRYPINIARPQCGGGLLGVRTVYLFPNQTGYPYPDSRYDAICFQAGEDIGAVPVRTTPFPDIIRITPASEVYPGFTPQPGGQEIKFGGVESLSPMPRPPVIREPGLDLTGEGIEMAPTGVVFHYRSITGRYTLTYLEAQLACQNIGAVIASPQQLQAAFEKGLHQCDAGWLRDQTVWYPIVSPRENCAGNLPHLPGVRSYGMRPASELYDVFCYVERLKGEVFYTSDYDSFSYDEAVQHCQKLNTTLAKPGQLYAAWKQGLDKCRPGWLMDRSVRFPITTARSHCVGGHVGVQIIYAYPNQTGFPDEHSRYDAYCFKAEIPAVDVEAESSQTKVIVDIINKTTVKVEHFTPPTIETTESYNETLIYVNVTETEFVNETTIITPQVAPTVHHILPPTPVDVSGSGSASGEVSGESGSSSASGEPSGSGLEVIFSGQTGILSGDHSASGSPQEAEGGSMIFTSGETDGASGSAEGQQSGSGVSGFTSGSGDMSGSGGDSVIIMVDGKLVEVSKTHPKPTEQEIGQGGIDTSGTLWESSGSGSGSLSGSGSLSGSASGEFSGIAFVDHSGTDLTVLQSGEQEVSGYRPFGSGFHSGLPSGFPSGVSGSGSASGYIQQRGDVIFITDELMTEVTVSPPKHQPEQGRGVVEVSGEGSGSGVHHEFSGSLHISGSGLSQEPATADNLSIALPTGMTYEEYFASIGQSGHEENLQGGHTGSTVYVVTPDSAYTSPTTAPSVSFVTPAVVEEPKVAEAFVDPCTPNSCGSGTCSAQGELAVCQCPSGFTGEDCATPVQGCAEGWLEFGGNCYLHFAERDTWSEAEQRCQEVNAHLVSITSQEEQQFVNSNGQDYQWIGLNDKDVQNEFRWTDASPLTFENWRPNQPDNYFNSGEDCVVMIWHEGGQWNDVPCNYHLPFTCKTAPVMCGAPPEVEHGQPMGSSRERYPVNSIVRYQCDPGFTQRHLPVIRCMATGQWEEPQVECLDGGTNSNRLHKRSLRRRSKGVSSRQEQRKLL
- the acanb gene encoding aggrecan core protein isoform X2, producing the protein MNLLLLLCVSLPLISATISHEDLNDMDGTLRVSIPMEMPLRPLLGSKAVIPCYFQDNTVSDPGAPTIAPLSHRIKWTYVTKDRVATILVATEGKVHVDAEYMDRVTMVNYPLVPTDATLEMTELRAKDSGTYRCEVMQGIEDNYDSVDVHVQGIVFHYRAISTRYTLNFEKAKAACIQNSATIATPAQLQAAYDDGYHQCDAGWLSDQTVRYPIHEPREPCYGDKETFPGVRTYGIRDVNETYDVYCFAEKFSGRVFYSTSVEKFSFYEAGDQCAKLGARLATTGELYLAWKGGMDVCSAGWLSDRSVRYPINIARPQCGGGLLGVRTVYLFPNQTGYPYPDSRYDAICFQAGEDIGAVPVRTTPFPDIIRITPASEVYPGFTPQPGGQEIKFGGVESLSPMPRPPVIREPGLDLTGEGIEMAPTGVVFHYRSITGRYTLTYLEAQLACQNIGAVIASPQQLQAAFEKGLHQCDAGWLRDQTVWYPIVSPRENCAGNLPHLPGVRSYGMRPASELYDVFCYVERLKGEVFYTSDYDSFSYDEAVQHCQKLNTTLAKPGQLYAAWKQGLDKCRPGWLMDRSVRFPITTARSHCVGGHVGVQIIYAYPNQTGFPDEHSRYDAYCFKAEIPAVDVEAESSQTKVIVDIINKTTVKVEHFTPPTKTTESYNETLIYVNVTETEFVNETTIITPQVAPTVHHILPPTPVDVSGSGSASGEVSGESGSSSASGEPSGSGLEVIFSGQTGILSGDHSASGSPQEAEGGSMIFTSGETDGASGSAEGQQSGSGVSGFTSGSGDMSGSGGDSVIIMVDGKLVEVSKTHPKPTEQEIGQGGIDTSGTLWESSGSGSGSLSGSGSLSGSASGEFSGIAFVDHSGTDLTVLQSGEQEVSGYRPFGSGFHSGLPSGFPSGVSGSGSASGYIQQRGDVIFITDELMTEVTVSPPKHQPEQGRGVVEVSGEGSGSGVHHEFSGSLHISGSGLSQEPATADNLSIALPTGMTYEEYFASIGQSGHEENLQGGHTGSTVYVVTPDSAYTSPTTAPSVSFVTPAVVEEPKVAEAFVDPCTPNSCGSGTCSAQGELAVCQCPSGFTGEDCATPVQGCAEGWLEFGGNCYLHFAERDTWSEAEQRCQEVNAHLVSITSQEEQQFVNSNGQDYQWIGLNDKDVQNEFRWTDASPLTFENWRPNQPDNYFNSGEDCVVMIWHEGGQWNDVPCNYHLPFTCKTAPVMCGAPPEVEHGQPMGSSRERYPVNSIVRYQCDPGFTQRHLPVIRCMATGQWEEPQVECLDGGTNSNRLHKRSLRRRSKGVSSRQEQRKLL